From one Cupriavidus sp. P-10 genomic stretch:
- the flgD gene encoding flagellar hook assembly protein FlgD, translated as MTTTSSVNSNTQGINDALKSGSASASELQSNFLTMLVTQMNNQDPLNPMDNSQLTSQLAQISTVSSMQTMNATLSQLLAQVSASRAMDSAALIGHTVMVPGTQVSVTDGVAGKFGVDLPSTADAVTIDVLDKDGNVVRTIDMKGQTAGVHDVTWDGKNNAGNLVPNGDYTFKVTATANGTSVQPVALTYGKVQSISGDSTGVLVDLGNGQTANVDDVRRIL; from the coding sequence ATGACAACCACCTCCTCGGTCAACAGCAACACCCAGGGCATCAACGATGCCCTCAAGAGCGGCAGCGCCAGCGCTTCCGAACTCCAGAGCAACTTCCTGACCATGCTCGTCACGCAGATGAACAACCAGGATCCGCTCAACCCGATGGACAACTCGCAACTGACCTCGCAACTGGCGCAGATCAGCACGGTCAGCAGCATGCAGACCATGAACGCGACGCTGTCGCAGCTGCTGGCGCAGGTCAGCGCCAGCCGCGCGATGGATTCGGCCGCGCTGATCGGCCACACCGTGATGGTGCCGGGCACGCAGGTGTCGGTGACGGACGGCGTGGCGGGCAAGTTCGGCGTGGACCTGCCGTCCACGGCTGACGCGGTGACGATCGACGTGCTCGACAAGGACGGCAACGTGGTCCGCACCATCGACATGAAGGGCCAGACCGCCGGCGTGCACGACGTCACGTGGGACGGCAAGAACAATGCCGGCAACCTCGTGCCGAACGGCGACTACACCTTCAAGGTCACGGCCACTGCAAACGGCACCTCGGTGCAGCCGGTGGCGCTGACCTACGGCAAGGTACAGAGCATCAGCGGCGACTCGACCGGCGTGCTGGTCGACCTGGGCAACGGGCAGACCGCCAACGTCGACGACGTGCGGCGCATTCTCTAA
- the flgA gene encoding flagellar basal body P-ring formation chaperone FlgA, whose amino-acid sequence MNANRRTLRRYSRRHGPRKAQALLAACLLCLAGATGAAPAQVTPVAMQAPGGQPAATASPFTEDPARVAVERFLLQQTAGLPGKVSVQVAPPSGGRAPDCVSPDPFLPAGASPWGRVSVGVRCGGERPWVRYMQARVSVLTDYYVASRALGPGEPVGQADIEVRQGDLATLPRAVITDPAQLAGAVAANRIAAGSPMRSDLLRKAIAVRQGQTVTVSVEGDAFQISSEGKVLADAAAGNTVQVRLRNGQVVNGLVRSGDTVVLQ is encoded by the coding sequence ATGAACGCCAATCGCCGCACCCTCCGCCGCTATTCCCGCCGCCACGGCCCGCGCAAGGCACAGGCCCTGCTGGCGGCGTGCCTGCTGTGTCTTGCCGGGGCCACTGGCGCCGCGCCGGCGCAGGTCACGCCGGTCGCCATGCAGGCGCCGGGCGGCCAGCCCGCAGCCACTGCGAGCCCCTTCACCGAGGATCCCGCACGCGTTGCCGTGGAGCGCTTCCTGCTGCAGCAGACCGCCGGCCTGCCGGGCAAGGTCAGCGTGCAGGTAGCGCCGCCGTCGGGCGGCCGCGCGCCGGACTGCGTCTCGCCCGATCCGTTCCTGCCCGCCGGCGCATCGCCGTGGGGCCGGGTTTCGGTCGGCGTGCGCTGCGGCGGCGAGCGGCCGTGGGTGCGCTATATGCAGGCGCGCGTGTCGGTGCTGACTGACTACTACGTCGCCTCGCGCGCGCTGGGTCCGGGCGAACCGGTCGGCCAGGCCGATATCGAAGTGCGCCAGGGCGACCTGGCCACCTTGCCGCGCGCGGTCATTACCGACCCGGCACAGCTCGCCGGCGCCGTCGCCGCCAACCGCATCGCCGCCGGCTCGCCCATGCGCAGCGACCTGCTGCGCAAGGCCATCGCCGTACGCCAGGGGCAGACCGTCACCGTGTCCGTCGAAGGCGATGCCTTCCAGATCTCCAGCGAAGGCAAGGTGCTGGCCGACGCCGCCGCCGGCAATACCGTGCAGGTACGCCTGCGCAACGGCCAGGTGGTCAACGGCCTGGTGCGCAGCGGCGACACGGTCGTGCTGCAATAA
- the flgB gene encoding flagellar basal body rod protein FlgB, which yields MIDRLDASLRFQQEALSLRNQRQSVIASNIAHADTPGYKARDFDFASTLAQSVERGQRNEGMSLSTTQVRHLPAQAPTREAFDLAYRIPLQSSVDGNTVEMDAERVAFADNAVHFESGLTVMNSKIKTMLAAIQQ from the coding sequence ATGATTGACAGACTCGACGCGTCGCTACGCTTCCAGCAGGAAGCGCTGAGCTTGCGCAACCAGCGGCAATCGGTGATTGCCTCCAATATCGCGCACGCCGATACCCCGGGCTACAAGGCCCGCGACTTCGATTTCGCCAGCACGCTGGCGCAGTCCGTGGAACGCGGCCAGCGCAACGAAGGCATGTCGCTGTCGACCACCCAGGTGCGCCACCTGCCCGCGCAGGCGCCCACCCGCGAGGCGTTCGACCTGGCCTACCGCATCCCGCTGCAGTCCAGCGTCGACGGCAACACCGTGGAAATGGATGCCGAGCGCGTGGCCTTCGCCGACAACGCGGTGCATTTCGAGTCGGGCCTGACGGTGATGAACTCGAAGATCAAGACCATGCTGGCGGCGATCCAGCAATAA
- a CDS encoding MinD/ParA family ATP-binding protein — MDQAESLRRMLAPRTTRRIAVVASERGAGATTVALGLSQALAMQGERVLLLDEDPATARATRLAGATPAGTLADVQEGRLPLEAAAGVGTGGAVSVLPAGRQRAGLEVPATALSAFRSVLVDATADADGALSPFAGGAHNVVIVMRPELASITAAYACIKRLHHLYAWRRFHLVVNMAATELAVQAILRNLARTASQYLGVEVQCAGWLPADPLVARGVQLGRCVVEAFPAAPATSALRRAAGSIGGWPLRAEAPAPAATPVPA; from the coding sequence ATGGACCAGGCAGAAAGCCTGCGGCGCATGCTGGCGCCGCGCACCACGCGCCGCATCGCCGTGGTCGCCAGCGAGCGCGGCGCCGGCGCCACCACCGTGGCGCTGGGCCTGTCGCAAGCCCTGGCGATGCAGGGCGAGCGCGTACTGCTGCTCGACGAAGACCCGGCCACGGCGCGCGCGACCAGACTCGCCGGCGCGACCCCGGCCGGCACGCTCGCCGACGTGCAGGAGGGGCGCCTGCCCCTGGAAGCCGCGGCGGGAGTCGGCACCGGCGGCGCGGTATCGGTGCTTCCGGCTGGCCGCCAACGCGCGGGGCTTGAGGTGCCCGCCACGGCGCTGTCGGCCTTCCGCAGCGTGCTGGTGGATGCCACCGCCGATGCCGACGGCGCGCTGTCGCCCTTTGCCGGCGGCGCGCACAACGTAGTGATCGTGATGCGCCCGGAACTGGCGTCGATCACCGCCGCGTATGCCTGCATCAAGCGCCTGCACCACCTGTACGCCTGGCGCCGCTTCCACCTCGTGGTCAACATGGCCGCCACCGAACTCGCGGTGCAGGCGATCCTGCGCAACCTGGCGCGCACCGCCAGCCAGTACCTGGGCGTGGAAGTGCAGTGCGCCGGCTGGCTGCCGGCCGATCCGCTGGTGGCGCGCGGCGTGCAGCTCGGCCGCTGCGTAGTCGAAGCCTTCCCGGCCGCACCCGCGACCAGCGCGCTGCGCCGCGCCGCCGGCAGCATCGGCGGCTGGCCGTTGCGGGCCGAGGCGCCAGCCCCCGCCGCAACGCCCGTGCCGGCATGA
- the flgC gene encoding flagellar basal body rod protein FlgC, whose product MPAMNIFDVAGSAMAAQSQRMNVTASNLANADSVVSPDGQAYRARQVVFGMAPTPGQSDVGGVQVAGISEDPSPPRMVHNPTHPMANAQGYVVMPNVNPVEEMVNMISASRSYQANVEVLNSAKNMMLKTLTIGQ is encoded by the coding sequence ATGCCGGCAATGAACATCTTCGACGTCGCGGGCTCGGCCATGGCGGCGCAGTCGCAGCGCATGAACGTGACCGCGTCCAACCTGGCCAACGCCGACAGCGTGGTCAGCCCCGACGGGCAGGCCTACCGTGCCAGGCAGGTCGTGTTCGGCATGGCGCCCACGCCCGGCCAGAGCGACGTCGGCGGCGTGCAGGTGGCCGGCATCAGCGAAGACCCGTCGCCGCCGCGCATGGTCCACAACCCCACGCATCCGATGGCGAACGCGCAGGGCTACGTGGTCATGCCCAACGTCAACCCGGTGGAAGAGATGGTCAACATGATCTCGGCATCGCGCTCGTACCAGGCCAATGTCGAGGTGCTCAACTCCGCCAAGAACATGATGCTGAAGACGCTGACGATCGGCCAGTAA
- a CDS encoding flagella synthesis protein FlgN, producing the protein MSQSLIQSLQRETEGLETFGQLLAQERDAIKRGDFTALSELLTRKVEVGQALSRQVRAREAQMQALGLRTGADGQLLGQQIDAGVAEAWRKLIFAARVTRDGNALNGAVIKAHLEFTQEAIQALRQHCGGDAGLYGKDGRAAAGVGGVSLAAG; encoded by the coding sequence ATGAGCCAAAGCCTGATCCAGTCCCTGCAGCGTGAAACCGAAGGCCTTGAGACCTTCGGGCAGCTTCTTGCGCAAGAGCGCGATGCCATAAAGCGCGGGGATTTCACTGCGCTCAGCGAATTGCTGACGCGCAAGGTGGAGGTGGGTCAGGCGCTGTCGCGCCAGGTTCGGGCGCGCGAGGCGCAGATGCAGGCGCTCGGCTTGCGCACCGGTGCCGATGGGCAATTGCTTGGCCAGCAGATTGATGCCGGTGTCGCCGAAGCCTGGCGCAAGCTGATCTTTGCTGCCCGGGTGACGCGGGATGGCAATGCGCTGAATGGCGCCGTCATCAAGGCCCACCTCGAATTCACGCAGGAGGCGATTCAGGCGCTGCGGCAGCATTGCGGCGGGGATGCCGGGTTGTATGGGAAGGATGGGAGGGCGGCGGCCGGGGTTGGGGGTGTGAGCCTGGCGGCTGGCTGA
- the flhA gene encoding flagellar biosynthesis protein FlhA: MNALNSLLNLPGLRSAGQMKAFTGPLLIIMILGMMILPLPAFVLDLLFTFNIALAIMVLLVSMYTQKPLDFAAFPAVLLFTTLLRLSLNVASTRVVLLEGHTGPDAAGKVVEAFGHFLVGGNFAVGIVVFAILVVINFMVITKGAGRIAEVGARFMLDSMPGKQMSIDADLNAGLIDEAAAKKRRAEVAQESDFYGAMDGASKFVRGDAVAGLIIMFINVAAGMVVGMVQHDLDFGTAVHNYTLLTIGDGLVAQIPALVISTAAGVIVSRVANEQDVGEQLTGQLFSNPRVLYLTAGIMGLMGIIPGMPHFAFLLLSGALVWMGRYLSRKAATQQQVRQREERAPAVAQESTEASWDDVALVDPLGMEVGYRLITLVDRAQDGELLGRIKSIRKKVAQEIGFLVPVVHIRDNLELKPNAYRITLKGVEIGRGEAMPGQWMAINPGQVSGTLPGAATRDPAFGLPAVWIDAGIKEQAQAYGYTVVDASTVVATHLNHLIHMHAAELLGRQEVQSLLDRIARDAPKLTEDLVPKTISLTALQKILQNLLDEGVAIRDMRTILDVVAEHAPKISDPNELTAMVRVAMGRAITQQLFPNNADLQVIGLDAGLERVLSQALTNGGGIEPGLADALLQQTQGAVTRQEQMGLDPVLLVPSQLRPLMARFLRRTLPQLRVLSHAEVPDNRNIRITAMIGA, encoded by the coding sequence ATGAATGCTCTGAACTCGCTGTTGAACCTGCCGGGCCTGCGCTCGGCGGGGCAGATGAAGGCCTTCACCGGCCCGCTGCTGATCATCATGATCCTGGGGATGATGATCCTGCCGCTGCCGGCCTTCGTGCTGGACCTGCTGTTTACCTTCAATATCGCGCTGGCGATCATGGTGCTGCTGGTCAGCATGTACACGCAGAAGCCGCTGGACTTTGCCGCGTTCCCCGCGGTGCTGCTGTTTACCACGCTGCTGCGCCTGTCGCTGAACGTCGCTTCCACCCGCGTGGTGCTGCTCGAAGGCCATACCGGCCCAGACGCCGCCGGCAAGGTGGTGGAGGCGTTCGGCCACTTCCTGGTGGGCGGCAACTTCGCGGTCGGTATCGTGGTGTTCGCCATCCTGGTGGTGATCAACTTCATGGTCATCACCAAGGGCGCGGGCCGGATCGCCGAGGTGGGCGCGCGCTTCATGCTGGACTCGATGCCCGGCAAGCAGATGTCGATCGATGCCGACCTCAACGCCGGCCTGATCGACGAAGCCGCCGCCAAGAAGCGCCGCGCCGAAGTGGCGCAGGAATCCGACTTCTACGGCGCCATGGACGGTGCCAGCAAGTTCGTGCGCGGCGACGCCGTGGCGGGCCTGATCATCATGTTCATCAATGTCGCCGCCGGCATGGTGGTGGGCATGGTGCAGCATGACCTGGACTTCGGCACCGCCGTGCACAACTACACGCTGCTGACCATCGGCGATGGCCTGGTGGCGCAGATCCCGGCGCTGGTGATCTCCACCGCGGCCGGCGTGATCGTGTCGCGCGTGGCCAACGAGCAGGACGTCGGCGAGCAGCTGACCGGGCAGCTGTTCTCCAACCCGCGCGTGCTGTACCTGACCGCCGGCATCATGGGCCTGATGGGCATTATCCCGGGCATGCCGCATTTCGCCTTCCTGCTGCTGTCCGGCGCGCTGGTCTGGATGGGCCGCTACCTGTCGCGCAAGGCAGCAACGCAGCAGCAGGTCAGGCAGCGCGAAGAGCGCGCACCGGCGGTGGCGCAGGAATCGACCGAAGCCAGCTGGGACGACGTGGCACTGGTCGACCCGCTCGGCATGGAAGTGGGCTATCGCCTGATCACGCTGGTCGACCGGGCGCAGGACGGCGAATTGCTCGGCCGCATCAAGAGCATCCGCAAGAAGGTGGCGCAGGAGATCGGCTTCCTGGTGCCGGTCGTGCATATCCGCGACAACCTGGAGCTCAAGCCCAATGCGTACCGCATCACGCTCAAGGGCGTCGAGATCGGCCGCGGCGAAGCCATGCCGGGGCAGTGGATGGCGATCAACCCGGGCCAGGTCAGCGGCACGCTGCCCGGGGCGGCCACGCGCGATCCCGCCTTCGGTTTGCCGGCGGTGTGGATCGACGCGGGCATCAAGGAGCAGGCGCAGGCGTACGGCTACACCGTGGTCGACGCCAGCACCGTGGTCGCCACGCACCTGAACCACCTGATCCACATGCACGCGGCCGAGCTGCTCGGCCGCCAGGAAGTGCAGTCGCTGCTGGACCGCATCGCCAGGGATGCGCCCAAGCTGACCGAAGACCTGGTGCCCAAGACCATCTCGCTGACGGCGCTGCAGAAGATCCTGCAGAACCTGCTCGACGAAGGCGTGGCAATCCGCGACATGCGCACCATCCTCGACGTGGTGGCCGAGCATGCGCCCAAGATCAGCGATCCGAACGAACTGACCGCGATGGTGCGCGTGGCCATGGGCCGCGCCATCACGCAGCAGCTGTTCCCGAACAACGCCGACCTGCAGGTGATCGGCCTTGACGCCGGCCTGGAGCGCGTGCTGTCGCAGGCGCTGACCAACGGCGGCGGCATCGAGCCGGGTCTGGCCGATGCGCTGCTGCAGCAGACCCAGGGCGCGGTCACGCGCCAGGAGCAGATGGGGCTGGACCCGGTGCTGCTGGTGCCGTCGCAGCTACGCCCGCTGATGGCGCGCTTCCTGCGCCGCACGCTGCCGCAGCTCAGGGTGCTGTCACACGCCGAAGTGCCTGACAACCGCAATATCCGCATCACCGCCATGATCGGCGCGTGA
- the flgM gene encoding flagellar biosynthesis anti-sigma factor FlgM — MKINHSTSSRPADAPAGDAAARPQAAPASAATPSSGLSVSPLAAQVREISSRLTQETDDDIDTAKVEEIRQAIAEGRIKIDPGKIADGLLATLREFGQADPH; from the coding sequence GTGAAGATCAACCATTCCACCTCGTCCCGGCCCGCCGACGCGCCCGCAGGCGACGCCGCCGCCCGGCCCCAGGCCGCACCGGCCAGCGCCGCCACGCCGTCCTCCGGGCTGAGCGTCAGCCCGCTGGCCGCGCAGGTGCGCGAGATCAGCAGCCGCCTGACGCAGGAAACCGACGACGATATCGATACCGCCAAGGTCGAAGAGATCCGCCAGGCTATTGCCGAGGGCCGGATCAAGATCGACCCGGGCAAGATTGCCGATGGCCTGCTCGCCACTTTGCGCGAGTTCGGCCAGGCCGACCCGCACTAG
- a CDS encoding flagellar protein FlhE, with the protein MSSLARVACLGLVAGSACAWAAIEGGTRHAWTGSVNGPALHGRGQRAVSAPIQPVGVLPQAEGVITTVRWRYSFAQTPPVELQAYLCNAQRCVMLPQAEGQTSAFAGDDATKGFVFAFRVPGQGSLVPVLQGRSNEVVVGFR; encoded by the coding sequence ATGTCCAGCCTGGCGCGCGTTGCCTGCCTCGGGCTCGTGGCGGGGTCTGCCTGTGCCTGGGCGGCGATCGAAGGCGGCACGCGGCATGCGTGGACCGGGTCGGTCAATGGGCCGGCGTTGCATGGGCGCGGGCAGCGGGCCGTGTCGGCGCCGATCCAGCCGGTGGGGGTGCTGCCTCAGGCTGAAGGGGTGATTACCACGGTGCGCTGGCGCTACAGCTTTGCGCAGACGCCGCCGGTTGAGTTGCAGGCATATCTCTGCAATGCGCAGCGGTGTGTGATGCTGCCTCAGGCCGAGGGGCAGACCTCCGCGTTCGCCGGGGACGATGCTACCAAGGGGTTTGTGTTTGCGTTCCGGGTGCCGGGGCAGGGGAGCCTGGTGCCGGTTTTGCAGGGGCGGAGCAATGAGGTGGTTGTTGGGTTTCGGTAG
- the flhF gene encoding flagellar biosynthesis protein FlhF: MSVAKFVAANGREAMRQVREAMGPDAVVLSNRTVEGGVEIVAMRDADLGSVSASAQTYVPPAPAMVVAETPAIGDLRGELQSMRAMLERQLAGIGNAPAGAGHGVAASDPLRESLFEWMVGAGFSGQLARTLLARLPLGYDRPAAMTWIRKELASKVPVLGDEDHLFAQGGVLALIGPTGVGKTTTTAKLAARFVLRHGADKLALLTTDSFRIGAHEQLRIYGDILGVPVHAVKDAADLRFALAAMKDKHLVIIDTVGMSQRDRSLSEQIAMLAGVPAPVQRVLLLNGASHGDTLNEVVHAYRHDAAPDDGGIDGCIISKLDEATHLGSVLDVVIRHRLPVFYASTGQRVPEHLELASSTALVERAFLTPRRGSVFADADAARRRQAAADEQAAKDGNGGKGSADDVLRSLTDSADALGQCVAELNGAGLGFDLARSLWQQRTAGDTALRAMAQQVREAVCRDVNRACDQYVLALAATLPVSVPGRRTPQPLQHTLWLGDRDGTPLAATVTAAGRAGQPLGEADAEAANLRAAMSAARKVVNLVDAMPSAATLARWQQAGERWIAGARKTVRVVSTGAAWKLDALADTLTFHAVGDAVVRERDAVRWLATADVRVPDSPARGKGAPEGGIDACLVVVRLVDRASGELLDARYLLCDPALAPDAAQVAHWTPWSDTAETRLRTLRHAADHFAQDAEAGHAGSAALAALQLGLSVLRLEHAPTATAPAFLARLAGRTVRAGAAVPGTALNEGMGRMLALLDVLENYPGRAAAAPAAAVEAADVMGALQ, translated from the coding sequence ATGAGCGTAGCCAAATTTGTCGCCGCCAACGGCCGTGAAGCCATGCGCCAGGTGCGCGAAGCCATGGGCCCTGATGCCGTGGTGCTGTCCAACCGCACCGTCGAAGGCGGCGTAGAAATCGTCGCCATGCGCGATGCCGATCTGGGCAGCGTGTCGGCCAGTGCACAGACCTACGTCCCGCCCGCGCCGGCGATGGTGGTGGCGGAGACGCCTGCCATTGGCGACCTGCGCGGCGAACTTCAGTCGATGCGCGCGATGCTGGAGCGCCAGCTCGCCGGCATCGGCAATGCGCCCGCCGGCGCCGGCCACGGTGTTGCCGCCAGCGACCCGCTGCGCGAATCGCTGTTCGAATGGATGGTGGGCGCCGGCTTCTCCGGCCAGCTGGCGCGCACGCTGCTGGCGCGCCTGCCGCTGGGCTACGACCGTCCCGCCGCGATGACCTGGATCCGCAAGGAGCTGGCCAGCAAGGTGCCGGTGCTGGGCGACGAAGACCACCTGTTCGCGCAGGGCGGCGTGCTGGCGCTGATCGGGCCCACCGGCGTGGGCAAGACCACCACCACTGCCAAGCTGGCGGCTCGCTTCGTGCTGCGCCACGGCGCCGACAAGCTGGCGCTGCTGACTACCGACAGCTTCCGTATCGGCGCGCATGAACAGCTGCGCATCTATGGCGACATCCTCGGCGTGCCGGTGCATGCGGTGAAAGATGCCGCCGACCTGCGCTTCGCGCTGGCGGCGATGAAGGACAAGCACCTGGTCATCATCGACACCGTCGGCATGAGCCAGCGCGACCGCAGCCTGTCGGAGCAGATCGCCATGCTGGCCGGTGTGCCCGCGCCGGTGCAGCGCGTACTGCTGCTCAACGGGGCCAGCCACGGCGACACGCTCAATGAGGTCGTGCATGCCTACCGCCACGATGCCGCGCCCGATGACGGCGGCATCGATGGCTGCATCATCAGCAAGCTGGATGAGGCCACCCACCTGGGTTCAGTGCTCGACGTGGTGATCCGCCACCGCCTGCCGGTGTTCTACGCCTCCACCGGCCAGCGCGTGCCCGAGCACCTGGAACTGGCCAGCAGCACGGCGCTGGTCGAACGCGCTTTCCTGACCCCACGCCGCGGCTCGGTCTTTGCCGATGCCGACGCCGCGCGCCGCCGCCAGGCGGCAGCGGACGAGCAGGCCGCGAAGGACGGGAACGGCGGGAAGGGCAGCGCCGACGACGTGCTGCGCTCGCTCACCGACAGCGCCGATGCGCTGGGCCAGTGCGTCGCGGAACTCAACGGCGCGGGCCTCGGCTTCGACCTGGCGCGCTCGCTGTGGCAGCAGCGCACCGCGGGCGATACCGCGCTGCGCGCGATGGCGCAGCAGGTGCGCGAAGCGGTCTGCCGCGACGTCAACCGCGCCTGCGACCAGTACGTGCTGGCGCTGGCGGCCACGCTGCCGGTCAGCGTGCCCGGCCGCCGCACGCCGCAGCCGCTGCAGCACACGCTGTGGCTGGGCGACCGCGACGGCACGCCGCTGGCCGCCACCGTCACCGCCGCCGGCCGCGCCGGCCAGCCGCTGGGCGAGGCCGATGCCGAGGCCGCCAACCTGCGCGCGGCCATGAGCGCTGCGCGCAAGGTGGTCAACCTGGTCGACGCGATGCCGTCCGCCGCCACGCTGGCGCGCTGGCAGCAGGCCGGCGAACGCTGGATCGCGGGCGCGCGCAAGACCGTGCGCGTGGTCAGCACAGGCGCCGCCTGGAAGCTCGATGCGCTCGCCGATACGCTGACCTTCCACGCCGTCGGCGACGCCGTCGTGCGTGAGCGCGACGCCGTGCGCTGGCTCGCCACCGCCGACGTGCGCGTGCCCGACAGCCCCGCGCGCGGCAAGGGCGCCCCCGAAGGCGGCATCGATGCCTGCCTGGTAGTGGTGCGCCTGGTCGATCGCGCCAGCGGCGAGCTGCTCGATGCCCGCTATTTGCTGTGCGACCCGGCACTGGCGCCGGACGCGGCGCAGGTGGCGCACTGGACGCCGTGGTCGGACACGGCCGAAACGCGCCTGCGCACGCTGCGCCATGCCGCCGACCACTTCGCGCAGGATGCCGAAGCCGGCCACGCCGGCAGTGCCGCACTCGCGGCGCTGCAGCTTGGCCTGTCCGTGCTGCGCCTGGAACACGCGCCGACCGCGACCGCGCCGGCTTTCTTGGCACGGCTGGCCGGCCGCACCGTGCGGGCCGGCGCGGCGGTGCCGGGCACCGCGCTCAATGAGGGCATGGGCCGCATGCTGGCGCTGCTCGACGTATTGGAGAACTACCCCGGCCGCGCGGCGGCGGCACCTGCCGCCGCCGTGGAAGCGGCCGATGTCATGGGAGCCCTGCAGTGA
- a CDS encoding RNA polymerase sigma factor FliA yields MYTIQGKLDQADVVKAHAQLVRRIALQLAARLPASVQIDDLIQAGMIGLLDAAKRYEDTHGARFETYASQRIRGAMLDEVRANDWQSRSLRQFTRRIERTQRSLEQKLGRTPLDSEVAEAMEMALDEYQVLLNEVYGCQLLHYEDFERSGEEDFLDRHLGASDDGNPLKVLMESGMREALIRAIDRLPEREKLVLSLCYDQELNLREIGAVLDVTESRVCQIRGQAITRLRNQLRGLL; encoded by the coding sequence ATGTACACGATCCAGGGAAAGCTCGACCAGGCCGACGTGGTCAAGGCGCACGCACAGCTGGTGCGTCGCATCGCCCTGCAGCTGGCCGCCAGGCTGCCTGCCAGCGTGCAGATCGACGACCTGATCCAGGCCGGCATGATCGGCCTGCTCGATGCCGCCAAGCGCTATGAAGACACCCACGGCGCGCGCTTCGAGACCTACGCCAGCCAGCGCATCCGCGGCGCCATGCTCGACGAGGTGCGCGCCAACGACTGGCAATCGCGCAGCCTGCGCCAGTTCACGCGCCGCATCGAACGCACCCAGCGCTCGCTTGAGCAGAAGCTCGGACGCACGCCGCTCGACTCCGAAGTGGCTGAAGCGATGGAAATGGCGCTGGACGAATACCAGGTCCTGCTCAACGAGGTCTATGGCTGCCAGTTGCTGCATTACGAAGATTTCGAGCGCTCCGGCGAAGAAGATTTCCTTGACCGCCACCTCGGCGCCAGCGATGACGGCAACCCGCTGAAAGTGCTGATGGAAAGCGGCATGCGCGAGGCGCTGATCCGCGCCATCGACCGGCTGCCCGAGCGCGAGAAGCTGGTGCTGTCGCTGTGCTACGACCAGGAGCTGAACCTGCGTGAGATCGGGGCCGTGCTGGATGTGACCGAGTCACGGGTGTGCCAGATCCGGGGGCAGGCGATTACGCGGTTGCGGAACCAGTTGCGTGGGTTGCTGTGA
- the flhB gene encoding flagellar biosynthesis protein FlhB produces MSEESDLEKTEPASPRRLEKAREEGQVVRSRELATFIMLIAGVVGLWTLGGHMGRGLNQVMQGALRFERETAFDTSRMLSRFGLMVWDSLLAFLPLLLLFGVAALAAPLMLGGWVFSAKSFAPQFSRMSPIAGLGRMFSAHSLVELLKAVAKSLLVGAVGAWVVWHRLPEAIALMNAPVQEALLHMVDLVLYCCLVVSLSLLVVAAIDVPWQYWEFFKKLRMTKEEVKQEFKESEGDPHIKNRIRQQQRAMARRRMMTEVPRADVVVTNPTHFAVALRYEEGRMGAPRVVAKGTGEVAARIRAVASEHRVPLMSAPPLARALHRHVELGHEIPAGLYTAVAEVLAWVYQLKHWHYSQGPQPQAPSELLVPDELAVPESRE; encoded by the coding sequence ATGTCCGAAGAAAGCGATCTCGAGAAAACCGAACCCGCCTCACCCCGGCGCCTGGAAAAGGCGCGCGAGGAGGGGCAGGTGGTGCGTTCGCGCGAGCTGGCCACGTTCATCATGCTGATCGCCGGCGTGGTCGGGCTGTGGACGCTGGGCGGCCATATGGGCCGCGGCCTCAACCAGGTCATGCAGGGCGCGCTGCGCTTCGAGCGGGAAACCGCCTTCGATACCTCGCGCATGCTGTCGCGGTTTGGCCTGATGGTGTGGGACAGCCTGCTCGCCTTCCTGCCGCTGCTGCTGCTGTTCGGCGTTGCCGCGCTGGCCGCGCCGCTGATGCTGGGCGGCTGGGTGTTCTCGGCCAAGTCGTTCGCGCCGCAGTTCTCGCGCATGTCGCCGATCGCCGGTCTGGGCCGGATGTTCTCCGCTCATTCGCTGGTCGAGCTCCTCAAGGCGGTGGCCAAGTCGCTGCTGGTGGGTGCGGTCGGCGCCTGGGTGGTGTGGCACCGCCTGCCGGAAGCCATCGCGCTGATGAATGCGCCGGTGCAGGAAGCGCTGCTGCACATGGTCGACCTGGTGCTGTACTGCTGCCTGGTCGTCTCGCTGTCGCTGCTGGTGGTGGCGGCCATCGACGTGCCCTGGCAGTACTGGGAGTTCTTCAAGAAGCTGCGCATGACCAAGGAAGAGGTCAAGCAGGAATTCAAGGAGAGCGAGGGCGACCCGCATATCAAGAACCGCATCCGCCAGCAGCAGCGCGCCATGGCGCGCCGCCGCATGATGACCGAGGTGCCCAGGGCCGACGTGGTGGTGACCAACCCCACGCACTTCGCCGTGGCGCTGCGCTATGAAGAAGGCCGCATGGGCGCGCCGCGCGTGGTGGCCAAGGGCACTGGCGAAGTCGCCGCGCGCATCCGCGCGGTGGCGTCCGAGCACCGCGTGCCGCTGATGTCGGCGCCGCCGCTGGCGCGCGCGCTGCACCGCCACGTGGAACTGGGCCACGAGATCCCCGCAGGACTCTATACCGCCGTGGCCGAAGTGCTGGCCTGGGTCTACCAACTGAAGCACTGGCACTACTCGCAGGGCCCGCAGCCGCAGGCGCCGTCGGAGCTGCTGGTGCCTGATGAACTTGCCGTACCGGAAAGCCGCGAATGA